From Nicotiana tabacum cultivar K326 chromosome 20, ASM71507v2, whole genome shotgun sequence, one genomic window encodes:
- the LOC107771367 gene encoding late blight resistance protein R1-A-like yields the protein MEDVNIDENAPTPTPTTQVTEEEPVGLEDDADKIIKLLTRGIRERDVVSIFGMPGLGKTTLAKKIFKDSSVVSHFDVRAWVTISQSYDVRELLRNIYKQVTGVKYDDGESDIADVLRKCLMGKRYLIVLDDVWEVDAWDELRLCFPIGKQGNRIMLTTRLKHVAMEVKNCTDPYSPRFLTKEASWKLLQEKAFQKETCPPELQDVGVQIAEYCKGLPLTVVLIGGILAKKERNVSEWCEVANNLTSHHGSVESESNLAIQLSYCYLPDHLRHCLLTMGVFREDEKFGASKLMLLWVAEGLVQCSDERGLEEVAEGYLSDIISSSLLMVTKTTFDGKVKYLQIHDLVRDFVLNKAKEEKFMQVIGTHNQYQPSYDEEHRVCIHLDHKLRHDLERFNNKVDIFLTSGSTSFGQDLKSFFVTNNADDFLAYRDFWSSESSFHGTISEEYLSRSYHFSSVGDLKLLRVLDFKNCIPGDYTNIVDILQSLVYLRYLGMCFEKFFFEWVSHMCDLETLLVDSERIVEGTPNIWKMTKLKHVDVGTLLPREIFAISEEGPSKLENLRAFKGMCLCREDIELIERFPNLQKLLLVIGDSDIYEVNSLVLKLDVLTQLQSLVLGSICNITKYYLPSSLKELILRAVNILASATSTIAALPNLQRLIFQRCIFEQEEWDVRDMEFPVLKILKFQSIHLRGWHVSESSFPMLESLVLRSVELLEKIPDSFVDIGTLTSIKVIYCDDNLKASALEIKEEVEATTGCDNLKVDILPHYSRYTT from the exons ATGGAGGATGTCAACATTGATGAGAATGCTCCAACCCCTACACCAACTACTCAAGTAACTGAAGAGGAACCTGTGGGGCTTGAGGATGATGCTGACAAGATAATTAAGCTACTGACCAGAGGAATAAGGGAACGGGATGTTGTCTCGATTTTTGGCATGCCTGGTCTCGGAAAGACTACTTTGGCGAAAAAAATATTCAAAGATTCTTCTGTTGTTTCTCACTTTGATGTTCGAGCTTGGGTTACAATTTCGCAATCATATGATGTGAGAGAGCTGTTGAGGAATATCTATAAGCAAGTGACAGGTGTTAAGTACGATGATGGGGAGAGTGACATAGCCGATGTGTTGCGCAAGTGTTTAATGGGCAAAAGATATCTCATTGTCTTGGATGATGTATGGGAAGTTGATGCTTGGGATGAGTTAAGATTATGTTTTCCAATTGGTAAACAAGGAAACAGAATCATGTTAACAACTCGACTTAAACATGTGGCAATGGAAGTCAAGAACTGTACCGATCCTTATTCCCCTCGATTCCTAACCAAGGAAGCGAGCTGGAAATTGTTGCAGGAAAAAGCATTTCAAAAGGAAACTTGCCCTCCGGAATTACAGGATGTTGGCGTACAAATTGCGGAATATTGTAAAGGACTGCCTCTTACAGTTGTTTTGATCGGTGGAATTCTGGCGAAGAAAGAAAGGAATGTCTCAGAGTGGTGTGAAGTTGCAAACAATTTAACGTCTCATCATGGATCAGTTGAAAGTGAGAGCAACTTGGCAATACAATTAAGTTACTGCTATTTACCAGATCATTTGAGACATTGCCTTCTAACTATGGGAGTATTTAGGGAGGATGAAAAATTTGGAGCATCTAAATTGATGTTACTCTGGGTGGCCGAAGGCCTCGTTCAATGTAGTGATGAGAGAGGATTGGAGGAGGTAGCTGAAGGTTACTTGAGCGATATAATTTCTAGTAGCCTACTAATGGTTACAAAGACGACCTTTGATGGCAAGGTGAAGTACTTGCAAATTCATGATCTAGTGCGTGACTTTGTCTTAAACAAAGCTAAAGAAGAAAAGTTCATGCAAGTTATAGGGACACATAACCAATATCAACCTTCATATGATGAGGAACATCGAGTGTGCATTCACCTCGACCATAAGCTTCGTCATGATTTGGAGAGATTCAACAACAAAGTAGATATATTCCTCACAAGCGGCTCCACATCTTTTGGTCAAGATCTTAAATCGTTTTTTGTTACTAATAATGCGGATGATTTTCTTGCTTATAGAGATTTTTGGAGTAGTGAGTCTAGTTTTCACGGTACTATTTCTGAAGAGTATTTATCTCGTTCCTATCATTTCTCGTCAGTTGGAGACTTAAAACTTCTTAGAGTGTTGGATTTCAAGAACTGCATTCCAGGGGATTATACAAATATAGTTGATATACTGCAGTCACTAGTTTACCTGAGATACCTGGGAATGTGTTTCGAAAAGTTTTTTTTCGAGTGGGTATCACACATGTGCGACCTAGAAACTTTACTGGTGGATTCTGAGAGAATAGTAGAAGGGACACCTAATATTTGGAAGATGACGAAACTAAAGCATGTAGACGTAGGAACACTCTTACCTCGTGAGATATTTGCAATTTCTGAAGAAGGTCCGTCTAAGTTGGAGAATTTAAGGGCATTTAAAGGCATGTGTTTATGTCGTGAGGATATAGAGTTAATTGAGAGGTTTCCCAATCTTCAAAAGCTTCTCCTCGTAATAGGTGATAGTGATATTTATGAAGTTAACTCTCTCGTTCTGAAATTGGATGTTCTTACACAGCTTCAGTCCCTCGTGCTTGGTTCGATATGTAATATCACCAAGTATTATTTACCTTCAAGTCTCAAAGAGCTGATCCTCCGCGCAGTTAATATACTAGCAAGTGCAACTTCCACAATAGCTGCGTTACCCAACCTTCAAAGGCTGATATTTCAAAGGTGTATTTTCGAGCAAGAGGAGTGGGACGTGAGAGATATGGAGTTCCCGGTACTCAAAAtcttaaaatttcaaagcattCATCTTAGGGGATGGCATGTCTCAGAATCATCATTTCCCATGCTTGAGAGTTTAGTGCTAAGATCTGTTGAATTGCTTGAGAAGATTCCTGACAGTTTTGTGGATATTGGAACTCTTACATCAATCAAGGTGATCTATTGTGATGATAATCTCAAGGCTTCAGCTttggagattaaggaagaagtagAAGCAACTACAGGATGTGACAACCTCAAGGTCGATATTCTTCCACATTACTCTCG gtacacaacttga